A genomic region of Nocardioides plantarum contains the following coding sequences:
- a CDS encoding GNAT family N-acetyltransferase gives MFVAGVLLSEPVAALLRRAMSDHSAQQELGAYEARADRDLYGWSVDHELVSVAGISNDRPDAELLHLATSLEHERHGHAGALLHAAFTELALRQLVAETDGDAVDFYRITGFEIASVASAWPGSRYRCTLRR, from the coding sequence GTGTTCGTTGCCGGGGTGCTGCTGTCCGAACCGGTAGCGGCATTGCTGCGGCGCGCCATGAGCGATCACTCCGCGCAGCAGGAGCTGGGGGCGTACGAAGCCCGGGCTGACCGCGACTTGTACGGCTGGTCGGTCGACCATGAGCTGGTGTCCGTCGCCGGAATCTCGAACGACCGACCTGATGCCGAACTCCTGCACCTGGCAACCTCCTTGGAACACGAGCGCCATGGACACGCGGGCGCGCTGCTTCACGCCGCGTTCACCGAGTTGGCGCTGCGCCAGCTCGTAGCCGAGACCGACGGCGACGCCGTCGACTTCTACCGGATCACTGGATTCGAGATCGCGAGTGTCGCCTCTGCCTGGCCGGGGTCGCGGTACCGATGCACACTCAGGCGATAG